AAGTGTTATACTTTCTGATTCCGTAAGAAAAGGTTATTAACTCACCTGAGTTAATAACCTTTTTCTTGTTTTACCACATTAAAAAATCGATTTACCTATACCTTTTCTTTATTATAATGAGTTAATGCTAATAAGACAGCTTTATACATAATAGTAGCGCCTATTAGCAGCGCATTCTCATCTATATCAAAATAAGAACTGTGCAAGTGGTAATTTTCTTCTCCCTCTTTACCACACCCTAACCAAAAAAACGCTCCTGGAACTTTTTCTAAATATCTGCCAAAGTCTTCTGCAGCTAAGACAGGTTGAACATCCGAGTGTATTTGCTCATCATCGAGTACTTGCTGGGCTGCCAGTATAATCAAATCCGTAGGCTCTGCCCAATTACTTAGTACAGGATAACCATATTGATAATCCAAAACATAACTTCCTCCCTGGGCAGCTGTGATACCAGTTACTGTACGTTCTACCTTTTTAGCTATCTGTCTACGTATTTTTTCACTAAGAGTCCGTACCGTTCCATCCAATAGGACTTCCCTAGCAATTACGTTATACCTCTCGCCACCCTGTATATTGCCAATGGAAAGTGTTGCGGCTTCCAAAGGATCAATTTGACGGTTCATTATATGGCCCAAACCTTGTATTACATCAGCAGCCATCGTTATCGCATCAACCCCATGCTGGGGCTGGCCAGCATGAGCTGCCTGACCTAGAATTTTGATACCAATTCGATCTGAGGCTGCCATTAAGGGACCTTGACGAGTTCCAATATGGCCGCAAGGAAGATCTGGCCATAAATGTAAACCAAAAATTACATCCACATCCTCTAAGACACCATCTGCTATCAATAAACTAGCACCGCCAATTGGAGCTGCTTCCTCTGCAGGTTGAAAAACGAATTTTATCGTCCCCGCAAATTCTCCATGACACAAAGAAAACGC
The sequence above is a segment of the Pelosinus sp. IPA-1 genome. Coding sequences within it:
- a CDS encoding amidohydrolase, which translates into the protein MWDERKALDLEKQLVSWRRLFHSNPEVSREEEETSREIVAILQSMGIEVLTFKDHFGVCGVIHGKYPGPTVALRSDMDALPITETNDVPYRSKRPGVMHACGHDGHMAILLGVAKAFSLCHGEFAGTIKFVFQPAEEAAPIGGASLLIADGVLEDVDVIFGLHLWPDLPCGHIGTRQGPLMAASDRIGIKILGQAAHAGQPQHGVDAITMAADVIQGLGHIMNRQIDPLEAATLSIGNIQGGERYNVIAREVLLDGTVRTLSEKIRRQIAKKVERTVTGITAAQGGSYVLDYQYGYPVLSNWAEPTDLIILAAQQVLDDEQIHSDVQPVLAAEDFGRYLEKVPGAFFWLGCGKEGEENYHLHSSYFDIDENALLIGATIMYKAVLLALTHYNKEKV